Proteins encoded by one window of Kwoniella dendrophila CBS 6074 chromosome 9, complete sequence:
- a CDS encoding methylmalonate-semialdehyde dehydrogenase (acylating): MIRTFQRTTIPIHPIRLITRSYASPALASSSSSTKDSSKNGLSALAAEAAKEVTDKWKGTSALGGNTKNYIGGEFRESKTDKWLNVHDPSTQTLLTKVPETTSSEFSDAVDAASQAFKTWSKTSVMKRQRVMFDLQHLIRQHQPDIAKSIVLEQGKTFADALGDVGRGLQVVETATAITNTLLGDKLEVSADMDTFSRKLPLGVTAAITPFNFPAMIVLWSAALATVTGNTLIVKPSERDPGATMIIAELCERAGIPPGVINVVHGGAPTVNRICDDPAIKAISFVGGDKAGEHIYNRATPLGKRVQANLGAKNHCVVMPDANKNLSLNAVAGAAFGAAGQRCMALSVAIFVGAARQWIPELLERAKALKVSGGFEEGADLGPVISPDAKARVEHYISTVEQEGGKILLDGRGLSVPEYPNGNFVGPTVVECTVDMSAYKNEIFGPVLTIVEAETLDDAIEIINQNKYGNGASIFTNSGSSARKFELEAEPGQIGVNVAVPVPLPMFNWSGNKGSFKGDIPFYGKSGIDFYTYKKTTTSLWPAADAVGNRASVHMPQIH, from the exons atgatcagAACATTCCAACGAACAACCATTCCAATCCATCCTATTCGATTGATAACACGTTCATACgcttcaccagctttagcctcttcatcttcttcaactaagGACAGTAGTAAAAATGGTTTATCGGCCTTGGCTGCAgaagcagctaaagaagttACAGATAAATGGAAAGGcacttcagctttaggtggtaatacAAAAAATTATATTGGTGGTGAATTTAGAGAAAGTAAAACTGATAAATGGTTAAATGTTCATGATCCT TCTACTCAAACTCTTTTAACTAAAGTACCAGAAACTACATCATCAGAATTTAGtgatgctgttgatgctgCTTCTCAAGCTTTCAAGACTTGGAGTAAAACTAGTGTGATGAAAAGACAAAGAGTCATGTTTGA CTTACAACACTTAATCAGGCAACATCAACCTGATATAGCAAAATCAATTGTTTTAGAACAAGGTAAAACATTTGCTGATGCTTTAGGAGATGTTGGAAGAGGTTTACAAGTTGTTGAAACTGCTACAGCCATAACAAAtactttattaggtgataaattagaGGTTTCAGCGGATATGGACACTTTTTCAAGAAAATTACCTTTGGGTGTAACTGCTGCTATAACTCCATTCAATTTCCCTGCTATGATCGTTCTTTGGTCTGCTGCTTTGGCTACTGTAACAG GTAACACACTTATTGTCAAACCTTCTGAAAGGGATCCAGGAGCTACGATGATCATTGCTGAATTATGTGAAAGAGCTGGTATTCCTCCTGGTGTGATTAACGT CGTTCATGGTGGAGCACCAACGGTTAACCGAATCTGTGACGATCCAGCTATCAAAGCTATCTCTTTCGTGGGGGGTGACAAAGCCGGTGAACATATTTATAATAG AGCAACTCCCCTTGGTAAACGAGTACAAGCTAATTTGGGTGCCAAAAACCACTGTGTTGTAATGCCTGATG CCAACAAGAACCTCTCGCTTAACGCTGTCGCTGGTGCTGCTTTCGGTGCTGCTGGACAAAGATGTATGGCGTTATCAGTTG CTATCTTTGTTGGTGCTGCTAGACAATGGATTCCGGAATTATTGGAAAGAGCCAAAGCTTTGAAGGTTTCTGGTGGATTTGAGGAAGGTGCTGATCT CGGACCTGTCATCTCTCCAGATGCTAAAGCCAGAGTTGAACATTATATCTCTACCGTAGAGCAAGAAGGTGGAAAGATTCTCCTTGATGGAAGAGGACTTTCGGTCCCTGAATACCCTAACGGCAATTTCGTTGGACCGACTGTAGTTGAATGTACAGTCGATATGAGTGCATACAA AAACGAAATTTTCGGTCCTGTGCTCACCATAGTGGAAGCTGAAACGCTTGATGATGCTATTGAGATCATCAACCAAAACAAATA CGGAAACGGAGcttccatcttcaccaattcTGGTTCTTCAGCTAGAAAATTCGAGCTCGAAGCTGAACCAGGACAGATCGGTGTAAACGTTGCTGTACCA GTACCATTGCCAATGTTCAACTGGTCAGGAAACAAAGGCTCTTTCAAGGGCGATATTCCATTCTACGGTAAATCAGGTATCGATTTCTATACATACAAGAAGACAACTACCTCTCTTTGGCCAGCCGCCGATGCTGTTGGTAACAGG gCAAGTGTACACATGCCACAAATCCATTAG